Sequence from the Erythrolamprus reginae isolate rEryReg1 chromosome 2, rEryReg1.hap1, whole genome shotgun sequence genome:
TATTCATTGTGTACACACTACATTTTCCTTTGGTTTATATCAGATAAAGGCAAACCATGAACCAATTACTATATATCCCACAAGTCTTATTTTTATACAAACCTCTGAGATCATGCTGACTTATAATAGAGTTATAAAGTTTCAGGGTTCTTTTTCTTTGTAATTAAGAAGTAATAACATAAGTACAACCAACCCATTAATATGTCTATTTTATTCAAAAGCTCTATTCCGTCAAAATGTTCAGTAAAACTAATCTTCTAAGAATAAATTagtgctgatttcccccctcaTTTCTCAATAGCTATTattttcaattaaaagaaaagaaaatacataactCCTGCAAAGGGTATCAGTGGTCCACATTTTCAGTTTTCCACCCACAATTTAACACTTTTAAGGGAAGGATACTCATAAAAAATTCTTCTCATTTGCCTCCAATAATACCACATCTGAAGTTTGCCCAGAAAAATCCGTGAGCTACTGATTGGAAATTACATAGTTGTAGATGAGTAAGTATGTTTTAGTTCCTCAGGAGACTAGTTAACCAATGAGGGATTGTCACAAGCTAGGTTTTCAAGAGCAAGTTTAAGAATGCTTGTAATGGGAATTAAGAGCCATCAACATACACTTAAAAGAACTGGTTTGTCTGGTTTACAGATTACTTGTTGAGGTttcaaaatagaaaaagaaaacaaaatgcccTGATCTAGTTAAGTACTTAAAAATGAAAAGTAAAATAATAGCTGGTCTCAACTACTGAGGAGAAAATgtttatatattaattttaaaaattaggcTTAGCATTACTGTacattataaaattctgttttcctCAGATAGGCAGAAATAACTTTTAAGATTTTCTgaacagaaatattaaattattttaaaactgctGTTTGAAAATACTACAAATGTAGACTTGAATATATTTGACCTTATATCATCACATCCGATCAGTAACAGTTAAATTATTAATGTAAAGTGCAATAAATAAGGTGCTTTTGGCAAAATTAattacttgtttttatttttctctgaaaTCACTATTTTCTCCTCATAGTTTATATGTGACCTTAGTATTTTTTTatgtatcatttttttaaatttgtaattttaaacaagaaaaaatgcATACATTGAAGAAAACTCTAACAATTTATAAAGAAACAAAGATTAGTTGTGCTAAAAGATTAAAATAACCAATTTCAAAGCTAACTTGTCAATCTCCAAAAATTATATAAACCTGGATCAATTCCAAAATATGTCTAAATTGTAACTAATATGATTAATATTTCAAATAATTCTCTCTTTGCGAATTCAGGGATAACAAGTTAgaattttcaataaataaattttagtgtCACTATGCAGAATGTAATAATTTGTGAAAAAGATAACTGTTAACAGCTAGTTATATATTAAAAGGCATGTCAGAGTTCAATCTTAATATGTCATTTGAGGATCCGACCACTAAAATTTAAGTGAACTTTGTGCGCTTGATAGCTTTTATAGTTAGTTGTACAGTTCTGCAAAAGTCATTGATTGCTAAATCTGGGATTCCATTGAAATTCTGCTTAATGTTGCCAGAGATCTGTCATATGGCAGCTCCAATGGACTGGAAATTTTGACTGATTCTCCGGAAACTTCAGAATGAATAATTAAAGCATCAGCACTAAATGATCTGATTCTGATTCCTGAGGAgcaggatgaagaggaggaagaggaagaagaggaggaggagatttcTGGTTCTCCATTTGTTGTCTTATCACAACTTGTATATTCTAGTTCCTTTTTATCCAAATGCTTGGCACTATAATAAGGAGCGTAAACCTCAGTGGTTTCTTCAAATTGCAGGCAATTGACTTTATAGTATTTTTTCTTCAGTTGCAGAACATCATTGAATCTGTGTCCCCAGAGGATTTCTCTAGGTACATAGGAACTCCTTGACTGATGTGATGTTCCTGTTGAATCTCCAGTGTAAACAAATGTAACCAGGATCTCAAAATTGTCCTTAGCCAGAGTTTTCCTGTCAAAATCGTACAGTGGGCTATCCTGGTTAATTTCATGGACAATGGTCACTGGAGTGGCAAGAATGATCTGATCATTTAGGAGTTTTAAGTCTTTGTACTCCAATATCATCCTGCCCACCCTGTCTTCCACATACCTTAAGAGCTGAGCTCTTACCGTTCCTTCTACCATATGATTAGGTCGAAAATCACCTATCCGCCACATCAGACAGAGTTTACCATCCCGTAAGCCTACTGTTGCATAGTAGCTAAAGCGGATGGTCTGAGCTCGCTTTCGGGCAGTGGCCATTTTTGCTAAGGCAGCTCCAATAATGAATGTGTCAATGATGCAGCCTAACACAGATTGTAGGACAACTGTCAGAATTGCTGCAGAACACGCATCAGTCACACAGCGAGATCCATAGCCTATGGTGGTTTGGGTTTCCAGAGAAAATAAGAAGGCCCCTGTGAAACTATTGACATTGTCCACACAGGGTGTGACTTCCTCTTCTGGCAATAAGTCTCCATGGTGGAGTGCAATGAGCCAAAACACTAAGCCAAACAATAACCAGGATAGGATGTAAGATAAGGAAAAGATCACAAACATATGGCGCCACTTGATATCTACCAGTGTGGTGAAAATATCAGTCACGTAGCTCTCCCATTCCCCAAATATATGTTTGAAGTAAACATTGCaacttccatctttctgaagGAATCGCTTTTGCATTCTTTTAATCCCCACTGATGTAGTTTCCTGGTAACTCTGTGAATGTTTGAGTTTATTTGCTTCCATGCTGATCAGTTTGTCGGTGTACTCCGCCATGCTTTGAGTCGGTATTGTAAAATTCGTTTAGGAGACACGTTCATTCAT
This genomic interval carries:
- the KCNJ16 gene encoding inward rectifier potassium channel 16 encodes the protein MAEYTDKLISMEANKLKHSQSYQETTSVGIKRMQKRFLQKDGSCNVYFKHIFGEWESYVTDIFTTLVDIKWRHMFVIFSLSYILSWLLFGLVFWLIALHHGDLLPEEEVTPCVDNVNSFTGAFLFSLETQTTIGYGSRCVTDACSAAILTVVLQSVLGCIIDTFIIGAALAKMATARKRAQTIRFSYYATVGLRDGKLCLMWRIGDFRPNHMVEGTVRAQLLRYVEDRVGRMILEYKDLKLLNDQIILATPVTIVHEINQDSPLYDFDRKTLAKDNFEILVTFVYTGDSTGTSHQSRSSYVPREILWGHRFNDVLQLKKKYYKVNCLQFEETTEVYAPYYSAKHLDKKELEYTSCDKTTNGEPEISSSSSSSSSSSSCSSGIRIRSFSADALIIHSEVSGESVKISSPLELPYDRSLATLSRISMESQI